One Oncorhynchus clarkii lewisi isolate Uvic-CL-2024 chromosome 28, UVic_Ocla_1.0, whole genome shotgun sequence genomic region harbors:
- the LOC139387400 gene encoding complement C1q and tumor necrosis factor-related protein 9B-like, protein MMTQDSKGMTTSLLGLLLCTTISSAMHTSPTGGYNEMPPLPFTGSQDSPIPHTDLHMYPMRSDYPMPTNNQNMNARSGPMPPSDYPNPGFPMPPSTHMNMTGNWRTGELLVVEAGSEPDMSYCQTLLDVPVPPPMDQVPWFCVCSRCKASVGPKGDRGDRGLPGIPGSPGRRGLTGFRGRPGFVGRQGLKGQKGDENEKGERGLVGFTGTKGARGFKGDKGDQGLEGAQGEMGPQGAEGTCPASCESVQGRAGQPGIPGPAGARGLPGVAGPPGTTGTKGETGHMGSPGVPGTNGEKGELGAKGECNCTNGADGADGQQGIRGPKGEQGELGPKGAVGLNGKKGDQGDLGMTGIPGPCSPAIQSSFTAALGTIYPLPDKPVPFTEVITNRQFHFDPIIGIYRAPVNGTYVFSYHLMVFNKVLKVGLFHNFNSIVKTTEPAQLGTASHQVVLHLVMGDRVWLQVKDNITNGMYADNESRSTFSGFLLYPDSCDLPLFRDFPPAGAPGGDEGNYSWG, encoded by the exons ATGATGACACAAGACTCCAAAGGAATG actacCAGTCTGCTGGGACTGCTCCTATGCACCACCATCTCCTCTGCGATGCATACTTCACCCACAGGGGGATACAACGAGATGCCCCCTCTCCCGTTCACAGGCTCCCAAGACAGTCCCATCCCCCATACGGACCTCCACATGTACCCAATGCGATCTGACTACCCTATGCCCACCAACAACCAGAACATGAATGCCCGCAGCGGTCCAATGCCCCCCTCCGACTACCCCAATCCTGGCTTCCCCATGCCACCAAGCACTCACATGAACATGACTGGGAACTGGCGAACTGGGGAACTGCTGGTAGTTGAGGCCGGGTCGGAGCCGGACATGTCGTACTGCCAGACACTTCTGGATGTGCCAGTGCCGCCCCCCATGGACCAGGTGCCCTGGTTCTGTGTCTGCTCCCGCTGCAAGGCCAGCGTGGGACCcaaaggggacagaggagacagggGCCTGCCAG GTATTCCAGGAAGTCCTGGGAGAAGAGGACTCACAGGGTTCAGAGGTCGGCCTGGGTTCGTGGGCCGCCAAGGACTGAAGG GTCAGAAGGGTGATGAAAATGAGAAGGGAGAACGTGGGCTAGTGGGTTTCACCGGCACCAAGGGGGCCCGCGGCTTCAAAG GGGACAAAGGGGACCAGGGTCTGGAGGGTGCACAGGGAGAGATGGGGCCCCAGGGAGCGGAAGGGACCTGTCCTGCGTCCTGTGAAAGTGTTCAGGGCCGTGCAGGACAACCAGGGATACCCGGACCGGCTGGGGCCAGGGGTCTCCCCGGAGTAGCAGGCCCTCCGGGGACTACGGGGACCAAGGGTGAAACAGGGCACATGGGTTCCCCTGGGGTCCCCGGGACGAATGGTGAGAAAGGTGAACTGGGGGCGAAGGGCGAGTGCAACTGCACTAATGGAGCAGACGGGGCAGACGGTCAACAAGGGATCCGTGGGCCCAAGGGAGAGCAAGGTGAGTTGGGCCCTAAGGGTGCCGTGGGTCTCAACGGTAAAAAGGGAGACCAGGGTGACCTCGGTATGACGGGCATTCCCGGGCCATGCTCTCCAGCCATCCAGTCCTCATTCACCGCCGCACTCGGCACAATTTACCCGCTACCGGACAAGCCCGTGCCGTTCACCGAAGTCATCACCAACCGGCAGTTTCATTTCGACCCCATCATAGGCATCTACAGGGCACCAGTGAACGGCACCTATGTCTTCAGCTACCACCTGATGGTGTTCAACAAGGTGCTGAAGGTGGGTCTGTTCCATAATTTCAACTCTATTGTGAAGACCACAGAGCCAGCCCAACTGGGCACCGCTAGCCACCAGGTGGTGCTCCACCTGGTCATGGGCGACCGGGTGTGGCTGCAGGTGAAGGACAACATCACCAACGGCATGTATGCTGACAATGAGAGCAGAAGCACCTTCTCTGGCTTCCTGCTCTACCCCGACTCTTGCGACTTGCCCTTGTTCCGAGACTTTCCTCCAGCAGGCGCTCCAGGTGGTGACGAGGGGAACTATAGTTGGGGGTAG